A single window of Nicotiana sylvestris chromosome 5, ASM39365v2, whole genome shotgun sequence DNA harbors:
- the LOC138868334 gene encoding uncharacterized protein → MFNPQDHLGTPPPPSPSNASSTTPPSESPKPRFRRQKMLARKTVASGALRKVLKERFKASQVKEIPAQNSDSSSETESFQSATEGDGHGSSDFEKTQEFPIEKSEKEKEREGACGEERGNGKGAALDICGVAQENDMKSGGSGSSEAAEGLIHLSKRRDEPVSSTEETLADLLKKVGASYDPKKLPRGRATRSRVKQSEADLQKALEESNKKKKKKDKGKGKIAESSEAVEEEGMELVHQERGTYVEVPTPKPKKPKTSSKKSSSVPVAAEPSLAKRTRSTVKAKQTKVSDDEDWSGEEEENESEKEQDKLAIFCKRKILKGRLWKDLVEPGMMRLIDCLVAQGWKDMVLQMEGRLARNELVDFMANAAIKDGVVSSQVKGVQVHFDAVKLGEILDTLLRV, encoded by the exons ATGTTTAACCCACAAGATCATCTTGGAACCCCTCCACCACCTTCTCCCTCAAATGCATCCTCAACTACTCCACCTAGTGAATctccaaaacctaggtttcgAAGGCAGAAAATGCTTGCCCGAAAAACTGTAGCATCTGGGGCTCTAAGGAAGGTTTTAAAAGAAAGGTTCaaagctagccaagtgaaagAAATCCCAGCTCAAAATTCTGATTCTAGCTCTGAGACTGAATCTTTTCAATCCGCGACTGAGGGAGATGGACATGGGTCTTCTGACTTTGAGAAGACTCAAGAATTTCCTATTGAG aagtctgaaaaagaaaaagagagagagggtgcatgtggcgaagagaggggaaatgggaagGGAGCAGCTCTTGATATATGTGGGGTTGCACAAGAGAATGAcatgaagtcagggggaagtggttctagCGAAGCTGCAGAGGGGTTGATTCATCTGAGCAAACGAAGAGATGAACCAgtttcatctactgaagagaccctagctGATCTACTGAAAAAGGTTGGAGCAAGCTATGATCCAAAGAAAT TGCCTAGgggtagagccacaagaagcagggtaaaacagagtgaagctgatctacaaaaggctttagaagaaagtaataaaaagaaaaagaaaaaggataagggaaagggaaagatTGCAGAATCCTCTGAGGCCGTAGAGGAAGAGGGGATGGAACTAGTCCATCAAGAGAGGGGTACATATgtggaggttcctacacccaaGCCTAAAAAACCCAAGACTTCCTCCAAGAAGTCTTCTTCTGTACCTGTAGCTGCTGAACCCTCACTtgccaagaggacaagatctacagtgaaagctaaacaaacaaaagtttctgatgatgaggattggagtggagaagaagaagaaaatgaatctGAGAAAGAACAGGACAAGCTTGCCattttttgcaaaagaaaaatctTGAAAGGTAGACTGTGgaaggacctggtggaaccaggaatgatgAGATTGATAGACTGCTTAGTAGCTCAaggttggaaggacatggtccttcagatggaaggAAGGCTAGCTAGAAATGAGTTGGTTGACTTCATGGCAAATGCTGCTATTAAGGATGGAGTTGTTAGTAGCCAGGTGAAGGGAGTTCAAGTGCACTTCGATGCTGTGAAACTGGGAGAAATTCTGGATACCCTCTTaagggtttga
- the LOC138868333 gene encoding uncharacterized protein produces MAVVIYALKIWWHYLYGVHVDIYTDHKSLQYIFKQKELNLRQRRWLELLKDYDVEILYHPGKANVVAVALSCKSMGGLVHTEAGRHGLTKELHQLANMRIRLLDSDDGGVTVQNTTQSSLVAEVKVRQYEDPTLVRLRESIQKCKIMAFEIGGDVLRQRTWLKIMKLYIKEIVRLHGVPVSIISDQGAQFMANFWRSFQKSLDTQVNLSTAFHPQTNGQAERTIQTLEDMLRACVLDFKGNWDDHMPLIEFAYNNSYIPVLKRLHTRHCTGGNTDH; encoded by the exons ATGGCTgtagtaatatatgctttgaagatatggtggcactacttatacggcgtccatgttgacatctacacagatcacaagagtttacaatacatcttcaagcagaaggagttgaatttgaggcagcgtaggtggcttgaattactaaAAGATTATGATGTCGAGATATTGTACCATCCCGGTAAAGCTAATGTTGTGGCAGTCGCTCTCAGTTGTAAGTCAATGGGAGGCTTAGTACACACTGAGGCAGGTAGACatgggttgactaaagagcttcatcagctagccaatatgagaataagattgttagactctgatgacggaggtgttactgtacaaaATACAACacaatcatctttggtagccgaggtaaaagtacggcaatatgaagatcctacctTAGTAAGATTGAGAGAGAGCATTCAGAAATGTAAAATTATGGCTTTTGAGATTGGAGGAGATGTG ttaagacaacgtACATGGCTGAAGATAatgaagttgtatatcaaggagattgttaggcttcatggtgtgccggtatctattatatcagaccaaggagctcaatttatggctaacttttggaggtcttttcagaagagTTTAGACAcgcaagtgaatctcagcactgcattccaTCCGCAGACtaacggacaggctgaacgtaccattcagacacttgaagatatgctacgagcatgtgttctagatttcaaggggaattgggatgatcatatgccactcatagaatttgcctacaataatagctatatTCCAGTATTAAAACGGCTCCATACGAGGCACTGTACAGGAGGAAATACAGATCACTAG